A stretch of the Lolium perenne isolate Kyuss_39 chromosome 3, Kyuss_2.0, whole genome shotgun sequence genome encodes the following:
- the LOC127341635 gene encoding DDT domain-containing protein DDR4 isoform X2, whose translation MASPAKRARPSAPPKSPGPPPQPLQDAPAEDPRALLRRRWELASVLHFLQVFEPVIEADLGLSADEIETALIENNRDLARIHIALLKGIPPVSKNLNVDDGWVIATAKKLSDWWSWVAEGTNPFKQSPGKEVETFKELDPVSRLFILKALCEVRSEQNDAVWYINDEMKKGVNISNFRKEKLGSASDGSVYWYVGDSTVGHRLFKEDVTVDYKQNWKGKNGRLTKPVLNIHWETAATNLDEFLDISEKLCSKKGRSESAIGQHLKENTIPAVEKFEKKKERELKRRQQKDERALANIFQTRALRERKPVSYNYSDYDRSIKEAIKATAKGKESDPPKEAGKKRRHVPDQGDNGANVGSDISPENNEVREQVDAKDLDDPSSDDGEVSDYNDKDDGSSSSDEDTDASDSHESNSDEEEVVVTRKRTRLAARKVDSKPRQQGLRRSRRNMKSDDEEMVQPGQVTPEAMTKKTTRQRPTPISKQFAMSGSEDEDDVVADSGSESEDDVVADSGSGSEDDAVAESGSGSEDDVVAEPDADSGEESGSP comes from the exons ATGGCGTCGCCGGCGAAGCGCGCGAGGCCCTCCGCCCCGCCCAAGTCCCCGGGGCCACCGCCGCAGCCTCTACAGGACGCCCCGGCCGAGGATCCCCGCGCGCTCCTCCGCCGCCGGTGGGAGCTCGCCTCCGTCCTCCACTTCCTCCAG GTGTTCGAGCCGGTGATCGAGGCCGACCTGGGCCTCTCGGCCGACGAGATCGAGACGGCGCTCATCGAGAACAACCGCGACCTCGCTCGCATACACATTGCCCTCCTCAAG GGAATACCACCAGTCAGCAAGAATCTCAATGTTGACGATGGATGGGTAATAGCAACTGCCAAGAAACTATCCGATTGGTGGTCATGG GTTGCTGAAGGAACCAACCCGTTCAAACAAAGTCCTGG TAAGGAAGTAGAGACATTTAAGGAGCTGGATCCAGTATCTCGTTTATTTATACTCAAGGCGCTTTGTGAAGTTCGGTCAGAG CAAAATGATGCAGTATGGTACATTAATGATGAAATGAAGAAAGGAGTTAATATTTCCAACTTCCGGAAAGAAAAGTTAGGGAGTGCCAGTGATGGGTCTGTATACTG GTATGTTGGAGACTCAACTGTTGGTCATAGGTTATTCAAAGAAGATGTAACGGTTGATTATAAGCAGAACTGGAAGGGGAAGAATGGCCGTTTGACAAAACCAGTTCTTAATATTCACTGGGAAACAGCTGCGACTAACCTCGATGAGTTTCTTGATATATCA GAAAAGTTATGCAGCAAGAAGGGTCGATCTGAATCTGCCATTGGACAGCATCTCAAGGAAAATACCATTCCAGCTGTGGAGAAGTTTGAAAAG AAGAAAGAGAGGGAATTAAAACGTCGGCAGCAGAAGGATGAACGAGCTCTTGCTAATATTTTCCAAACCCGCGCTTTACGCGAACGTAAACCTGTCAGCTACAATTACT CTGATTATGATCGTTCCATAAAGGAGGCAATAAAAGCTACAGC GAAAGGAAAGGAATCTGATCCACCTAAGGAGGCAGGCAAGAAGAGAAGGCATGTTCCAGATCAGGGAGACAATGGAGCCAATGTAGGATCTGACATCAGTCCAGAGAATAATGAAGTTAGAGAACAGGTGGATGCCAAGGACCTAGATGATCCTAGTTCTGACGATGGTGAAGTCTCAGACTATAATGATAAAGATGATGGCTCCTCCAGCAGCGACGAGGACACTGATGCTTCCGATTCCCACGAGAGCAACTCCGATGAGGAGGAAGTTGTTGTGACGCGCAAGAGGACTCGTCTTGCTGCCCGTAAGGTTGATAGCAAGCCTCGACAGCAAGGGCTTCGTCGGAGTCGAAGAAACATGAAAAGTGATGATGAAGAGATGGTGCAACCAGGGCAGGTTACACCTGAAGCAATGACAAAGAAAACGACGAGGCAACGACCGACACCCATCTCCAAGCAATTCGCCATGTCAGGCtctgaagatgaagatgatgttGTTGCAGATTCGGGGTCAGAGTCGGAAGATGATGTAGTTGCAGACTCTGGGTCAG GCTCTGAAGATGATGCAGTTGCAGAGTCTGGCTCAGGCTCTGAAGATGATGTAGTTGCAGAGCCTGATGCAGACTCTGGGGAGGAATCTGGCTCACCTTAG
- the LOC127341635 gene encoding DDT domain-containing protein DDR4 isoform X1 has translation MASPAKRARPSAPPKSPGPPPQPLQDAPAEDPRALLRRRWELASVLHFLQVFEPVIEADLGLSADEIETALIENNRDLARIHIALLKGIPPVSKNLNVDDGWVIATAKKLSDWWSWVAEGTNPFKQSPGKEVETFKELDPVSRLFILKALCEVRSEQNDAVWYINDEMKKGVNISNFRKEKLGSASDGSVYWYVGDSTVGHRLFKEDVTVDYKQNWKGKNGRLTKPVLNIHWETAATNLDEFLDISEKLCSKKGRSESAIGQHLKENTIPAVEKFEKKKERELKRRQQKDERALANIFQTRALRERKPVSYNYSDYDRSIKEAIKATAKGKESDPPKEAGKKRRHVPDQGDNGANVGSDISPENNEVREQVDAKDLDDPSSDDGEVSDYNDKDDGSSSSDEDTDASDSHESNSDEEEVVVTRKRTRLAARKVDSKPRQQGLRRSRRNMKSDDEEMVQPGQVTPEAMTKKTTRQRPTPISKQFAMSGSEDEDDVVADSGSESEDDVVADSGSGSEEDDVVADSGSGSGSGSEDDAVAESGSGSEDDVVAEPDADSGEESGSP, from the exons ATGGCGTCGCCGGCGAAGCGCGCGAGGCCCTCCGCCCCGCCCAAGTCCCCGGGGCCACCGCCGCAGCCTCTACAGGACGCCCCGGCCGAGGATCCCCGCGCGCTCCTCCGCCGCCGGTGGGAGCTCGCCTCCGTCCTCCACTTCCTCCAG GTGTTCGAGCCGGTGATCGAGGCCGACCTGGGCCTCTCGGCCGACGAGATCGAGACGGCGCTCATCGAGAACAACCGCGACCTCGCTCGCATACACATTGCCCTCCTCAAG GGAATACCACCAGTCAGCAAGAATCTCAATGTTGACGATGGATGGGTAATAGCAACTGCCAAGAAACTATCCGATTGGTGGTCATGG GTTGCTGAAGGAACCAACCCGTTCAAACAAAGTCCTGG TAAGGAAGTAGAGACATTTAAGGAGCTGGATCCAGTATCTCGTTTATTTATACTCAAGGCGCTTTGTGAAGTTCGGTCAGAG CAAAATGATGCAGTATGGTACATTAATGATGAAATGAAGAAAGGAGTTAATATTTCCAACTTCCGGAAAGAAAAGTTAGGGAGTGCCAGTGATGGGTCTGTATACTG GTATGTTGGAGACTCAACTGTTGGTCATAGGTTATTCAAAGAAGATGTAACGGTTGATTATAAGCAGAACTGGAAGGGGAAGAATGGCCGTTTGACAAAACCAGTTCTTAATATTCACTGGGAAACAGCTGCGACTAACCTCGATGAGTTTCTTGATATATCA GAAAAGTTATGCAGCAAGAAGGGTCGATCTGAATCTGCCATTGGACAGCATCTCAAGGAAAATACCATTCCAGCTGTGGAGAAGTTTGAAAAG AAGAAAGAGAGGGAATTAAAACGTCGGCAGCAGAAGGATGAACGAGCTCTTGCTAATATTTTCCAAACCCGCGCTTTACGCGAACGTAAACCTGTCAGCTACAATTACT CTGATTATGATCGTTCCATAAAGGAGGCAATAAAAGCTACAGC GAAAGGAAAGGAATCTGATCCACCTAAGGAGGCAGGCAAGAAGAGAAGGCATGTTCCAGATCAGGGAGACAATGGAGCCAATGTAGGATCTGACATCAGTCCAGAGAATAATGAAGTTAGAGAACAGGTGGATGCCAAGGACCTAGATGATCCTAGTTCTGACGATGGTGAAGTCTCAGACTATAATGATAAAGATGATGGCTCCTCCAGCAGCGACGAGGACACTGATGCTTCCGATTCCCACGAGAGCAACTCCGATGAGGAGGAAGTTGTTGTGACGCGCAAGAGGACTCGTCTTGCTGCCCGTAAGGTTGATAGCAAGCCTCGACAGCAAGGGCTTCGTCGGAGTCGAAGAAACATGAAAAGTGATGATGAAGAGATGGTGCAACCAGGGCAGGTTACACCTGAAGCAATGACAAAGAAAACGACGAGGCAACGACCGACACCCATCTCCAAGCAATTCGCCATGTCAGGCtctgaagatgaagatgatgttGTTGCAGATTCGGGGTCAGAGTCGGAAGATGATGTAGTTGCAGACTCTGGGTCAGGCTCAGAGGAGGATGATGTAGTTGCAGACTCTGGCTCTGGCTCTGGCTCAGGCTCTGAAGATGATGCAGTTGCAGAGTCTGGCTCAGGCTCTGAAGATGATGTAGTTGCAGAGCCTGATGCAGACTCTGGGGAGGAATCTGGCTCACCTTAG